A DNA window from Bradyrhizobium sp. CCBAU 53421 contains the following coding sequences:
- a CDS encoding O-acetylhomoserine aminocarboxypropyltransferase/cysteine synthase family protein yields MPVETKNVETLALHGGSYRSDPATGAVAVPIYQTTSFQFENTDHASRLFALEAIGQIYTRIKNPTADAFEERLAALEGGVGALAVASGQTASAFAIFNIAQAGDNIVSSTDLYGGTWTLLSQTLKQFGIEVRFVDPADPENFWRATDARTRAYFAETLPNPKLNVFPIREVADIGRSLGVPLILDNTATPIIARPFEHGAAIVVYSTTKYIGGHGTSIGGAIIDGGNFDWAAHADRFPLLTRPDDAYHGAIWTEAAKPLGPIAYILRARVKLLRDLGAAIAPQNAFQFIQGLETLPLRLRQHNENAIKVADFLAGHPAVSHVIFPGLQSGENRRRADAYLKGGYGALVGFELQGGVEAGRRFIDALKLFYHVANIGDARSLAIHPASTTHQQLSAAEQLAAGVTPGYVRLSVGIEHPDDILADLTQALAQAEAGGSARKAA; encoded by the coding sequence ATGCCGGTCGAAACCAAGAATGTCGAGACGCTAGCCTTGCATGGGGGTTCCTACCGGTCGGATCCGGCAACCGGGGCGGTGGCCGTTCCGATCTATCAGACGACGTCATTTCAGTTCGAGAACACCGATCATGCCTCGCGCCTGTTCGCGCTGGAGGCGATCGGGCAGATCTACACCAGGATCAAGAACCCGACGGCTGACGCATTCGAGGAGCGGCTGGCGGCGCTGGAGGGCGGAGTCGGGGCGCTTGCCGTCGCGTCCGGCCAGACCGCTTCGGCGTTCGCGATCTTCAATATCGCACAGGCCGGCGACAATATCGTCTCCTCGACCGATCTCTACGGGGGCACCTGGACCTTGCTGTCGCAGACGCTGAAGCAGTTCGGCATCGAGGTCCGCTTCGTCGATCCGGCCGATCCGGAGAATTTCTGGCGCGCCACCGACGCCAGGACCCGCGCCTATTTCGCCGAGACCCTGCCGAACCCCAAGCTCAACGTGTTTCCGATCAGGGAGGTCGCGGATATCGGCCGTTCGCTGGGCGTCCCGCTCATCCTCGACAATACGGCAACGCCGATCATCGCGCGCCCGTTCGAGCATGGCGCCGCGATCGTGGTCTACTCCACGACGAAGTATATCGGCGGCCACGGCACCTCGATCGGCGGCGCGATCATCGACGGCGGCAATTTCGACTGGGCGGCGCATGCGGACCGGTTTCCGCTGCTGACCCGGCCGGACGACGCCTATCACGGCGCGATCTGGACCGAGGCCGCAAAGCCGCTCGGCCCGATCGCCTACATCCTGCGCGCCCGGGTGAAGCTGCTGCGCGATCTCGGCGCCGCGATCGCGCCGCAGAACGCCTTCCAGTTCATCCAGGGACTCGAGACGCTGCCGCTGCGGCTGCGCCAGCACAATGAGAATGCGATCAAGGTCGCGGATTTCCTGGCCGGGCATCCGGCCGTCTCCCATGTGATCTTCCCGGGCTTGCAGAGCGGCGAGAACCGCCGCCGTGCGGACGCCTATCTGAAGGGCGGCTATGGCGCGCTGGTCGGCTTCGAGTTGCAAGGCGGCGTCGAAGCGGGGCGCCGCTTCATCGACGCGCTGAAGCTGTTCTATCACGTCGCCAATATCGGTGACGCCCGATCGCTGGCGATCCACCCGGCGTCGACCACTCACCAGCAGCTCTCGGCCGCCGAGCAGCTCGCAGCCGGCGTCACACCCGGCTACGTCCGGCTTTCGGTCGGGATCGAGCATCCCGACGACATCCTCGCCGATCTTACCCAGGCGCTCGCGCAGGCGGAAGCTGGCGGCAGTGCGCGCAAGGCGGCGTGA
- a CDS encoding LLM class flavin-dependent oxidoreductase yields the protein MARPRELRFNAFNMMAPSHNWAGLWSHPRDTSLNYNSLDYWVDHARTAERGLLDGIFLADVFGVYDVYGSGPDTALSHAVQLPNAEPTLLVSAMALVTKHLGFGITSNLTFEHPYQFARRFSTLDHLTGGRIGWNIVTGYLDSGARGMGLDANRAHDDRYEAAEEFLAATYKLWEGSWKDDAVRRDRSSRIFTDPAKIHRIRHEGRHYKVDGIHLAEPSPQRTPLLYQAGTSKRGRAFAARHAEAIFLNGQTRPILARTVRDIRDAAKEFGRDPYDIRLFAGATVIVAPTRAEANDLLTEYAAHVDQAGQLALLSGWTGIDFSTYRPDQAVQYVESNAIQSMVENFTLRSDRPVRVGDLATLSRVGARSPFVVGSPQDVADELIAWADETDVDGFNLFRLVAPESLNAFVDLVVPELQSRGVYKTAYAEGTLREKLFPGRGARLHVTHPGAGYRHAASAAVRPDAAE from the coding sequence ATGGCGAGACCGAGAGAACTTCGTTTCAACGCGTTCAACATGATGGCGCCGAGCCACAACTGGGCGGGCCTCTGGTCGCATCCGCGCGATACCTCGCTCAACTACAATTCGCTGGATTACTGGGTCGACCATGCGCGGACCGCCGAGCGCGGCCTGCTCGACGGCATCTTCCTCGCCGACGTCTTCGGCGTCTACGACGTCTATGGCAGCGGTCCGGATACGGCTCTGAGCCACGCCGTCCAGCTGCCCAACGCCGAGCCGACCTTGCTCGTCTCCGCCATGGCGCTGGTGACGAAGCATCTCGGCTTCGGCATCACCTCCAACCTAACCTTCGAGCATCCGTATCAGTTCGCCCGCCGGTTCTCGACGCTCGATCACCTCACCGGCGGGCGGATCGGCTGGAACATCGTCACCGGTTATCTCGACAGCGGCGCGCGCGGGATGGGCCTCGATGCGAACCGCGCGCATGACGACCGCTACGAGGCGGCCGAGGAGTTTCTCGCCGCGACCTATAAACTGTGGGAAGGCAGTTGGAAGGATGACGCGGTTCGACGCGACCGATCATCTCGCATTTTCACCGACCCTGCCAAAATCCATCGCATCCGGCACGAGGGCCGCCATTACAAGGTGGACGGCATCCATCTCGCCGAGCCCTCTCCACAACGCACGCCGCTGCTTTACCAGGCCGGAACCTCGAAGCGCGGCCGCGCCTTCGCCGCAAGACATGCGGAGGCGATCTTCCTCAACGGCCAGACCAGGCCGATCCTCGCCCGTACCGTTCGCGACATCCGCGATGCTGCCAAGGAGTTCGGTCGCGATCCCTACGATATTCGCCTGTTTGCCGGCGCGACGGTGATCGTGGCGCCGACCCGCGCGGAAGCCAACGACTTGCTGACTGAATATGCCGCACACGTTGATCAGGCCGGCCAACTCGCCCTGCTCTCCGGCTGGACCGGCATCGATTTCTCGACCTATCGACCGGATCAGGCGGTGCAATATGTCGAGAGCAACGCGATCCAGTCGATGGTCGAGAATTTCACGTTGCGCAGCGATCGCCCCGTCCGCGTCGGCGATCTTGCAACGCTCAGCCGCGTCGGTGCGCGCTCGCCCTTCGTGGTCGGCTCGCCCCAGGATGTCGCGGACGAGCTGATTGCCTGGGCGGATGAAACCGACGTCGATGGCTTCAACCTGTTCCGCCTCGTCGCGCCGGAATCGCTGAACGCTTTCGTCGATCTCGTGGTGCCTGAACTGCAATCACGCGGTGTCTACAAGACGGCCTATGCCGAAGGCACGCTGCGGGAGAAGCTGTTTCCGGGACGCGGGGCCCGCCTGCATGTCACGCATCCCGGCGCCGGCTACCGCCACGCGGCCTCCGCTGCGGTTCGTCCCGACGCCGCTGAGTAA
- a CDS encoding methionine ABC transporter permease codes for MSRELINLIIQATGESLFMVSVAALVATLFGLPLGVFLATSRKGELFAAPAVNGVLAVIVNAARSTPFIILVVAIIPFTRLIAGTSIGSGAAIVPLTIAATPFIARLVEAAIREVDAGLIETASSFGASPLQIVFKVLIPEALPGLLLALTLAIVSLLGYSAMVGAVGGGGLGDLGIRYGYQRFMPEMMLAVVVVLIALVQTVQTAGDYLARRVNRRLRHR; via the coding sequence ATGTCGCGTGAGCTCATCAATCTGATCATCCAGGCCACCGGCGAAAGCCTGTTCATGGTGTCGGTCGCCGCCCTGGTCGCGACCCTGTTCGGGCTTCCGCTCGGCGTGTTCCTGGCAACCAGCCGCAAGGGTGAGCTGTTCGCGGCGCCCGCCGTCAATGGCGTGCTCGCCGTGATCGTCAATGCGGCCCGCTCGACGCCGTTCATCATCCTGGTCGTGGCCATCATCCCGTTCACGCGACTGATTGCCGGCACCTCGATCGGCTCGGGCGCTGCGATCGTGCCGCTGACCATCGCGGCAACGCCCTTCATCGCCCGCCTGGTGGAGGCGGCGATACGCGAAGTCGACGCCGGATTGATCGAGACCGCGTCCTCATTCGGCGCCAGCCCGCTGCAGATCGTCTTCAAGGTGCTGATCCCGGAAGCCTTGCCCGGACTGCTGCTCGCCTTGACGCTCGCGATCGTCAGCTTGCTCGGTTATTCCGCGATGGTCGGCGCCGTCGGCGGCGGAGGCCTCGGCGATCTCGGCATCCGTTACGGCTACCAGCGCTTCATGCCGGAGATGATGCTGGCTGTCGTTGTCGTGCTGATCGCGCTGGTGCAGACGGTCCAGACCGCGGGCGATTATCTCGCCCGCCGCGTCAATCGCCGCCTGCGTCACCGCTGA
- a CDS encoding methionine ABC transporter ATP-binding protein, whose product MNVHQSLTTARPVEPHPSPVPQPAASDAMVRFETVSKIYPAYRDKPSVRALQDIDFAIPRGSITGVIGRSGAGKSSLVRLINGLEKPSTGRVVVDGRDISALAGRELRLAQRSIGMIFQHFNLLSSRTAADNIALPLEIAGWSKADIAVRVAELLELVGIADKFDRYPSELSGGQKQRIGIARALATRPNVLLSDEATSALDPQTMRAILDLLASINRELGVTIVLITHEMSVVRQLAREIVVVDGGQIVERGHVADIFTHPRHPVTQAFLSEAVGDSLPVSLTSRLLRQPVAGGQAVIRIQVRGAGAGDTILARLARELGIDVALLSARIDEIGGQHVGSLTIGIPGGEAAAKQAAAYLSHNTFRVERLGYVA is encoded by the coding sequence ATGAACGTGCATCAATCCCTGACGACGGCGCGGCCCGTCGAACCGCATCCGTCGCCGGTGCCGCAGCCCGCCGCGAGCGACGCCATGGTGCGGTTCGAGACGGTCTCGAAGATCTATCCCGCCTACCGTGACAAGCCGAGCGTACGCGCGCTGCAGGATATCGATTTCGCGATCCCGCGTGGCTCGATCACCGGTGTGATCGGCCGCTCCGGCGCCGGCAAATCGAGCCTGGTGCGGCTCATCAACGGCCTGGAGAAGCCGTCGACGGGACGTGTCGTCGTCGATGGCCGCGACATCTCCGCGCTCGCCGGCCGGGAGCTGCGCCTGGCACAGCGCTCGATCGGCATGATCTTCCAGCATTTCAACCTGCTGTCGTCGCGCACCGCCGCTGATAACATCGCGCTGCCGCTGGAGATCGCCGGCTGGTCGAAGGCCGACATTGCGGTCCGGGTGGCGGAGTTGCTCGAGCTGGTCGGCATCGCCGACAAGTTCGATCGGTATCCGTCCGAGCTGTCCGGCGGCCAGAAGCAGCGCATCGGCATCGCCCGCGCGCTCGCGACCCGTCCGAACGTCCTGTTGTCCGACGAGGCGACCTCGGCGCTCGATCCGCAGACCATGCGGGCGATCCTGGATCTGTTGGCAAGCATCAATCGCGAGCTCGGCGTCACGATCGTGTTGATCACCCACGAGATGTCGGTGGTCCGCCAGCTCGCCAGGGAAATCGTGGTGGTCGACGGCGGCCAGATCGTCGAACGCGGCCATGTTGCCGACATCTTCACGCATCCGAGGCATCCGGTCACGCAGGCCTTCCTGTCGGAGGCCGTCGGCGACAGCCTCCCGGTGTCGCTGACCAGCCGCCTGCTGCGACAGCCCGTTGCGGGCGGGCAGGCCGTCATCCGCATACAGGTGCGCGGTGCCGGCGCCGGCGACACGATCCTGGCGCGGCTCGCGCGCGAGCTCGGGATCGATGTGGCGCTGCTGTCGGCCCGCATCGACGAGATCGGCGGCCAGCATGTCGGCTCGCTGACGATAGGAATTCCCGGCGGCGAAGCCGCGGCCAAGCAGGCCGCCGCCTATCTTTCACACAACACATTCCGCGTGGAGCGCCTCGGCTATGTCGCGTGA
- a CDS encoding ferredoxin family protein — MIEVIDAERCTSCDICVNVCPTNVFDKTDGIPVIARQSDCQTCFLCELYCPEDALYVSPFADDAQAIDVIALKQTNAMGSYRRAVGWTDDTRDRRAVDRSYLLFGH; from the coding sequence ATGATCGAGGTCATCGACGCCGAGCGCTGCACGTCCTGCGACATCTGCGTGAATGTGTGCCCGACCAACGTTTTCGACAAGACGGACGGAATTCCGGTCATCGCCCGGCAGAGCGATTGCCAGACCTGCTTCCTTTGCGAGCTTTACTGTCCCGAGGATGCGCTCTATGTCTCTCCGTTCGCGGACGACGCGCAGGCGATCGACGTGATCGCCCTCAAGCAGACCAATGCGATGGGGAGCTACCGCCGCGCCGTCGGCTGGACCGACGACACGCGGGACCGCCGCGCCGTCGACCGCAGCTACCTGCTCTTTGGTCATTGA